The DNA region CGTGGAGAGTGGGTCGGCCCGGACAGGGCCGGTCCCGCCCTCTGGACGGTGCTCGGCCTCGTCCTGGCCGCGGCCACGCTCGCGGGGAAGATCGACGGCGGGTTCTTCGGCGGCTGGCGGACGGTCTACTGGGGGCTGTGGGCCGTACAGGGCCTGTGGTGGCTGGCCGGCCGGTACGGCCGGAGCGTCCAGCCCCGCATCCTCCTCGACGTGGTCGCCAACCTCGTCCACAACGCCGCTCTCTTCGTGATCATGGCCGAGGCGTGTCTGATCTACGCGACCGCCGGCTGGTACAAGATCCAGGGTTCGCGCTGGCAGGACGGCACCGCCGTCTACTACCCCCTCCACCTGGACTACTTCTCCCCCTGGCCGGCCCTCTCCGACCTGCTGTCCGCGAGCGGCGCGCTGATGTTGCTGGTGACGTACGGGACGGTGATCGTGCAGGTCGCCTTCCCCTTCACGCTGTTCAACCGGCGGGTGAAGAACATCCTGCTGGCCGCCATGATCACCGAGCACGCCGTGATCGCCGTCGTGCTGGGCCTGCCGTTCTTCTCGCTCGCGATGATCGCCGCCGACGCCGTGTTCCTGCCGACGTCCTTCCTGCGCCGCGTGGGCGGATGGGCGGCACGCGCGCGTGGAGGGCTGCTTTCGCGTCTGGGCCGTACGCGTACGCTCCCGGGACCCCGCAAGGAACCCCCGCGCAGCCCGGAGACGGCCGAGGAGGCCGAGCACCCGCACGTAGGCTTCACCGCGTGACGGACGAACCCCGCGACCTCGATCCCGTCGACCCACGCGACCCCGACCCCGTGAGCGCCTGGCGTCGGCTCGTCGGAACCTCCGTGCTGCTCGACGGCTTCCACGCCCTCAAGCACGCCGTGCGCTTCCGGGCCGAGATCCCGGTGGCGGTCACCACCGACCGGCGGGCCGCGCTCGCCCTCGCCGACGACCTGGCCCCGGACGTACGGGCCACGCTGGACGCCCTCCTGGCGGAGGTCCCGCGGGCCGCGTACGAAGCACTCGTCCCGCGCCCGCATCCCACCGCCGTGGCCGCCCTGGCGGTACGTCCCGAGCGCGCCGCCAACCTGCGCGCGCTGGCCCGCACCCCCCGCACCGCGCCCGTGGTCGTCCTCGACCAGCCGCGCAACCTCGGCAACGCGGGTGCCGTGATCCGGCTCGCGGCCGGTTTCGGCGCGACGGGGGTCGTCACGACCGGCACGCTCGATCCGTGGCATCCCACGGTCGTGCGCGCCGGGGCGGGCCTGCACTTCGCCACGGCCGTCGAGCGA from Streptomyces sp. NBC_00258 includes:
- a CDS encoding HTTM domain-containing protein encodes the protein MSDLGHDPTGDQDPRPAPKGDHDPEPTPPGDHDRGPAPTGATAGASTVAPTSTPDRDRASSPDRERTRALGRERLAGRISRFDRKHRVDRTLAHAITRVTGEALGPYQSAVIRIGFAGTWLLFLLREFPHREEMYGPDGPWSWDLAQQLIASNHAFTALMWADGQVWFGIVYAFAVLSSLLLMLGWRTRTMSVLFMVGVLSLQNRSIFMGDGGDNVIHLMAIYLVLTRCGRVWSLDERRERRARDARARGEWVGPDRAGPALWTVLGLVLAAATLAGKIDGGFFGGWRTVYWGLWAVQGLWWLAGRYGRSVQPRILLDVVANLVHNAALFVIMAEACLIYATAGWYKIQGSRWQDGTAVYYPLHLDYFSPWPALSDLLSASGALMLLVTYGTVIVQVAFPFTLFNRRVKNILLAAMITEHAVIAVVLGLPFFSLAMIAADAVFLPTSFLRRVGGWAARARGGLLSRLGRTRTLPGPRKEPPRSPETAEEAEHPHVGFTA
- a CDS encoding TrmH family RNA methyltransferase yields the protein MTDEPRDLDPVDPRDPDPVSAWRRLVGTSVLLDGFHALKHAVRFRAEIPVAVTTDRRAALALADDLAPDVRATLDALLAEVPRAAYEALVPRPHPTAVAALAVRPERAANLRALARTPRTAPVVVLDQPRNLGNAGAVIRLAAGFGATGVVTTGTLDPWHPTVVRAGAGLHFATAVERLTVDELPAGPVFALDPEGDDIRALKLPDDALLAFGSERSGLSGELRARTDHLVSLPMRPQVSSYNLATSVAMTLFHWSAP